Proteins co-encoded in one Methanofastidiosum sp. genomic window:
- a CDS encoding helix-turn-helix transcriptional regulator gives MEENAEEAIIEYLKGVKIGATPSEIADNLNMSRATAVKYLEIMRAIGLVDYRRIGMAKVYFVATKLSYAQHVLLRKTRDLIESIKTADEHIKVLEKILTIHISIMQTYNAEDREKFIKLFNDTIDKIKKGENTVGK, from the coding sequence ATGGAAGAAAATGCCGAAGAGGCCATTATAGAGTATCTTAAAGGTGTGAAAATAGGTGCTACTCCTTCAGAGATTGCTGATAATCTTAATATGTCTAGGGCCACCGCTGTAAAGTATCTTGAAATAATGAGGGCAATAGGATTAGTTGACTATAGAAGAATTGGTATGGCAAAAGTTTATTTTGTTGCAACAAAGCTCTCATATGCACAGCATGTTCTTCTCCGAAAAACTAGAGACTTGATAGAATCAATTAAAACTGCAGATGAGCACATTAAAGTGTTGGAGAAAATTCTCACTATACATATTAGTATAATGCAAACCTATAATGCCGAAGATAGAGAAAAGTTCATTAAACTATTCAACGATACAATCGACAAGATAAAAAAAGGGGAAAATACGGTAGGTAAATAA
- a CDS encoding cation-translocating P-type ATPase has product MIAIVFDKSGTLVDTKRVSKDLEKNEFIYHKSCIELIEDDPNLFLVTIATDPRLTFLQEDPKKNLGQSIREQKLGFEVVFKGSTAVIDKNKILEWSEKITIEEVNETIKKLKKEFDICTLVGCGVVVDSKKEMITYIVASSGKIKDGVFELFDFLQSEGMDVYLATGDNPCSVYPLAKRLGIVDNFVFPQVDPDGKKKIISNLKKTYEQVIMVGDDINDKGAFEEADVSFLILESESKRKNELKTIVDYTISEPLEIKNILKRFKI; this is encoded by the coding sequence ATGATAGCAATAGTATTTGATAAATCGGGAACACTTGTTGATACGAAGAGAGTATCAAAAGATTTGGAAAAAAACGAGTTTATTTACCACAAATCTTGTATAGAACTAATTGAAGATGATCCAAATCTTTTCCTTGTAACTATAGCCACAGACCCAAGACTTACTTTTTTACAAGAAGACCCTAAAAAAAACCTTGGCCAATCAATAAGAGAACAAAAATTAGGCTTTGAAGTTGTTTTTAAGGGATCGACTGCCGTTATTGATAAAAATAAAATACTTGAATGGTCAGAAAAGATAACTATCGAAGAAGTTAATGAAACTATAAAAAAATTAAAAAAAGAATTTGATATTTGTACCTTAGTTGGATGCGGAGTTGTTGTTGATTCAAAAAAAGAAATGATAACATATATAGTCGCTTCATCTGGAAAAATTAAGGACGGAGTCTTTGAATTATTTGATTTTCTTCAATCAGAAGGTATGGATGTATATCTTGCGACTGGAGATAATCCTTGTTCTGTTTACCCACTAGCAAAAAGGCTTGGAATAGTTGATAACTTTGTTTTCCCTCAGGTGGATCCCGACGGAAAGAAGAAGATTATATCAAATCTAAAAAAGACTTATGAACAGGTTATAATGGTCGGCGACGATATTAATGATAAAGGTGCTTTTGAAGAAGCCGATGTGAGTTTCTTAATACTAGAAAGTGAATCTAAGAGAAAAAATGAATTGAAAACAATAGTTGATTATACTATCAGCGAACCTCTAGAGATCAAAAATATATTAAAGAGATTTAAGATTTAG
- the hypD gene encoding hydrogenase formation protein HypD produces the protein MDLYKDRSASDTIIRKISEISKDVGDVNLCHVCGTHEHVITHYGIRALLPENVQVVSGPGCPVCVTTQGEIEAAVKIAEKGAIVTTYGDMIRVPSKRSLSDAKAAGLDIRLVYSINDSINLAISNPNKKIVHFAIGFETTCPTTAVAVLNSPDNFFVLSAHRVIPPAMDLLLSSGKINLSGFIDPGHVSTIIGTKPYEPISKKFNVPQVICGFEPNDILMGIYLLLKQIKEKRAEVENEYIRGVRTEGNTKAQKLMEKVFEPCDIRWRGFPVIPGSGLSLKNEFSNKDAYKEFNIGIEDIPEEKGCSCPEVLRAEKTPKECKLFGNICTPQTPKGPCMVSREGACYISFKYEKSFR, from the coding sequence GTGGATTTATATAAGGATCGAAGTGCTTCAGATACGATAATAAGAAAAATATCTGAAATATCCAAAGATGTAGGGGATGTAAATCTCTGCCATGTATGTGGGACACATGAGCATGTGATTACCCATTATGGCATAAGAGCTTTATTACCAGAAAATGTTCAAGTTGTTTCGGGACCAGGATGCCCAGTTTGCGTCACGACACAAGGAGAAATAGAGGCCGCAGTAAAAATAGCTGAAAAAGGTGCAATTGTAACTACTTATGGCGATATGATACGGGTGCCTTCTAAGAGATCACTTTCAGATGCAAAAGCTGCTGGGCTTGATATTAGATTAGTCTATAGCATTAACGATTCAATTAATCTTGCCATATCAAATCCTAATAAAAAAATAGTTCATTTTGCTATCGGATTTGAAACAACTTGCCCTACAACTGCAGTTGCGGTTCTTAATTCTCCAGATAATTTTTTTGTTTTATCTGCACACAGAGTTATCCCTCCTGCAATGGATTTATTGTTAAGTAGCGGTAAAATTAATCTTTCAGGGTTTATCGATCCGGGTCATGTTTCTACAATAATTGGAACTAAACCTTATGAACCTATATCTAAAAAATTTAATGTTCCCCAGGTGATATGTGGCTTTGAACCAAATGATATCCTTATGGGAATCTACCTTTTATTAAAACAAATTAAAGAAAAAAGAGCAGAAGTTGAAAATGAATATATTCGTGGAGTTAGAACAGAAGGTAACACTAAAGCACAAAAATTGATGGAAAAAGTATTTGAACCTTGTGACATTCGATGGAGGGGATTTCCAGTAATACCCGGTTCTGGTCTATCCTTAAAAAATGAATTTTCTAACAAAGATGCGTACAAAGAATTTAATATTGGAATAGAAGACATACCTGAAGAAAAAGGCTGTAGTTGTCCGGAAGTTTTAAGAGCAGAAAAAACCCCCAAGGAATGTAAATTATTTGGAAATATATGTACGCCTCAAACTCCAAAAGGCCCATGTATGGTTTCAAGAGAAGGGGCATGTTATATATCTTTTAAATATGAAAAATCTTTCAGGTGA
- a CDS encoding peroxiredoxin, translating to MEEEGKEPISMPLIGDDAPKFKAKTTMGEINFPEDYKGKWVILFSHPADFTPVCTTEFMTFASMQKEFQDLNCELIGLSIDSIYAHIAWLRTIKEKIEYKGMKNIEVTFPVIEDIRMDVAKKFGMVQPNASTTQAVRAVFLIDTKAKIRAILYYPLSNGRNMQEIKRLLIAMQKSDKEQIATPANWQPGDDVIIPPPGSCGMAKERVEKKEEGKYCLDWFICFRKEK from the coding sequence ATGGAAGAAGAAGGTAAAGAACCGATAAGCATGCCATTAATAGGGGATGACGCCCCTAAGTTTAAAGCAAAAACAACAATGGGGGAAATTAATTTCCCAGAAGATTACAAAGGCAAGTGGGTAATACTTTTCAGCCATCCAGCAGATTTTACACCTGTATGCACAACTGAATTTATGACTTTTGCATCAATGCAAAAAGAGTTTCAGGATTTAAATTGTGAATTAATAGGATTGTCAATTGATAGCATTTATGCACATATAGCCTGGCTAAGAACTATAAAAGAAAAGATTGAGTATAAAGGAATGAAAAACATAGAAGTGACATTTCCCGTAATAGAAGACATACGTATGGATGTTGCAAAGAAATTTGGGATGGTCCAACCAAATGCGTCTACTACACAGGCAGTTAGAGCAGTATTTTTGATAGATACAAAAGCAAAAATAAGGGCAATTCTTTACTATCCACTATCAAATGGAAGAAACATGCAAGAAATTAAGAGGTTACTTATAGCAATGCAGAAGTCAGACAAGGAACAAATAGCAACACCTGCCAACTGGCAACCGGGTGACGATGTAATAATTCCTCCTCCTGGTTCATGCGGAATGGCAAAGGAAAGAGTAGAAAAAAAGGAAGAAGGGAAATACTGTCTTGACTGGTTTATTTGTTTTAGGAAAGAAAAATAA
- the mcrC gene encoding methyl-coenzyme M reductase I operon protein C, whose product MIGRNTHMVQCRMGGGMGLGGGLAQRGTFADAGRDIIAIAMSPGRRHITKPICEITYAMREAGIKTSVMVLNAGNGVPPEAPSSGVSVLFGIEEKEVEILHEFKLAIIHLGNIRTHVVYKSKFILDLVPIDAIVACQAPVTFEDFEKIGVKTVNNENGTTKGRVVDIVSGIIRGQSCPQEKLDEIISKVKINVHHDSNSI is encoded by the coding sequence ATGATCGGAAGGAATACCCATATGGTCCAATGTAGGATGGGCGGGGGCATGGGCCTTGGAGGTGGACTTGCCCAAAGGGGAACTTTTGCGGATGCAGGTAGAGATATTATAGCAATAGCAATGAGCCCTGGAAGGAGGCATATTACAAAACCAATATGCGAGATAACATATGCAATGAGAGAAGCAGGAATTAAGACAAGTGTTATGGTGTTAAATGCGGGCAATGGTGTTCCTCCTGAAGCTCCATCTTCTGGAGTTAGTGTTTTATTTGGAATCGAAGAAAAAGAAGTTGAAATATTACACGAATTTAAATTAGCAATAATTCATCTTGGGAATATTAGAACTCATGTTGTTTACAAATCCAAATTTATTCTAGATCTTGTTCCAATTGATGCAATAGTTGCATGTCAAGCCCCTGTTACGTTTGAAGATTTTGAAAAGATAGGTGTAAAGACTGTTAACAATGAAAATGGAACTACAAAGGGAAGAGTAGTAGATATAGTTAGTGGAATAATTAGAGGGCAAAGCTGCCCTCAAGAAAAACTTGATGAAATTATTTCAAAAGTAAAAATAAACGTTCACCATGATAGCAATAGTATTTGA
- a CDS encoding YfcE family phosphodiesterase, with product MNICVITDIHGKKSSLRNFFDSIDIKQFDLLLCCGDITSFGGEIEAKEILDLIPNMPFYTVFGNCDKSGVSDYISSKGISLHERELKISDYTIGGFGGSNKSPFGTPSEYEEDHIMAGLSKLSYKNMVLVTHVPPYGTKLDRIGNNKSIGSNSVRTIIEKKQPLVAISGHVHESRAIDYLGKTALLNPGPLKDGYYGIVKLNLNEVKVELKEID from the coding sequence ATGAATATTTGTGTAATAACAGATATACATGGCAAAAAAAGTTCTTTAAGAAATTTTTTTGATTCGATTGATATCAAGCAATTTGACTTATTACTCTGCTGTGGAGATATAACCTCCTTTGGGGGGGAAATTGAAGCAAAAGAAATATTAGATCTAATACCAAATATGCCTTTTTATACAGTTTTTGGAAACTGTGATAAAAGTGGTGTTAGTGACTATATTTCCTCAAAAGGAATTTCACTTCATGAAAGAGAATTAAAGATCTCAGACTACACTATCGGGGGTTTTGGGGGTTCAAATAAATCTCCTTTTGGGACACCTTCCGAATACGAAGAAGATCATATTATGGCAGGATTGTCAAAACTCTCATATAAAAACATGGTACTGGTAACTCACGTTCCTCCATATGGAACTAAACTAGATAGAATTGGAAATAATAAATCTATAGGAAGTAACTCAGTTAGAACTATTATAGAAAAAAAGCAGCCTTTGGTGGCGATCTCAGGACACGTTCATGAATCTAGGGCCATTGACTACCTGGGCAAAACTGCCTTATTGAATCCCGGACCATTGAAAGATGGTTATTATGGGATAGTCAAACTTAATCTAAATGAAGTAAAGGTTGAATTAAAGGAAATTGACTAA
- a CDS encoding NAD(P)-dependent glycerol-1-phosphate dehydrogenase — MHIINLSRMVVMGSDLWSSVKTTVEKLGYKNPVVLDDSITRGIVGKKVSDDLNCDHHEVKTATMAEVDLVADLLKKGKYDIVVSIGGGSVIDVGKLASFNISIPFISYPTVASHDGIASSRASIRDGEKKLSIEAQPPIAIIADTKIVSQAPYRFIASGCADLISNYTAVLDWQLAHKLKGEYYSEHAASLSSMSAKVTIDNADVIKEGLEESARKVLKGLISSGVAMSIAGSSRPASGAEHAFAHALDMVAEKPAMHGEQCGVGSIMTMYLHREDKYKTIKEALEKIKAPTNAQELGISDKEIIKALTMAHKIRDRYTILGESGLTERAATKLAKVTGVID; from the coding sequence ATTCACATAATTAATCTTTCAAGAATGGTTGTAATGGGCTCAGACCTTTGGAGTTCAGTTAAAACAACTGTTGAGAAATTAGGATATAAAAATCCTGTCGTCCTTGATGATTCAATTACAAGAGGGATTGTTGGGAAAAAAGTATCTGACGACTTAAATTGTGACCACCACGAAGTGAAAACTGCTACAATGGCAGAAGTAGATTTAGTTGCTGATCTTTTGAAAAAAGGAAAATACGATATAGTTGTTTCAATAGGTGGCGGGTCAGTTATAGATGTTGGGAAGTTGGCATCATTTAATATTTCTATACCGTTTATTAGCTATCCAACTGTAGCTTCTCATGATGGAATAGCTTCCTCTAGAGCATCAATTAGAGATGGCGAAAAGAAATTATCAATTGAAGCGCAACCTCCTATTGCAATAATAGCAGACACAAAGATAGTATCTCAAGCCCCCTATCGTTTCATTGCTTCAGGGTGTGCAGATCTCATATCAAATTATACTGCTGTTTTGGACTGGCAACTTGCACATAAACTGAAAGGTGAATATTATAGCGAACATGCAGCATCATTATCCTCTATGAGCGCAAAGGTGACAATTGACAATGCCGATGTTATAAAAGAGGGATTGGAAGAATCGGCAAGAAAAGTTCTGAAAGGACTTATATCTTCTGGTGTAGCTATGAGTATTGCAGGCTCCTCCAGACCTGCATCCGGAGCAGAACATGCATTTGCACATGCACTTGACATGGTTGCAGAAAAGCCTGCAATGCATGGCGAGCAATGCGGAGTTGGATCTATAATGACAATGTACCTTCATAGAGAGGACAAATACAAAACAATCAAGGAAGCTTTAGAAAAAATAAAGGCACCAACAAATGCTCAAGAACTTGGGATTTCTGATAAGGAAATTATAAAAGCTTTAACAATGGCGCATAAAATTAGAGACAGGTACACAATACTTGGGGAAAGTGGGCTTACTGAAAGAGCAGCTACTAAACTTGCCAAAGTAACGGGGGTTATAGATTGA
- a CDS encoding DUF63 family protein, which translates to MGVYQPQDYVIYIGILLVLLAFALKFLFNKIKIDKTFIIAISPYMIMAVALRVLADVGFYERSKFWNITPGVYIVTFILAFSMILVGFELEKRNIVAYWKLPFTVGIIGMIYFLVNLVPFFNYPLRILVPISMALGITLAVYFLSTLFYKPLKEFENTAILFGHLLDGCATFIAIDYYGFGEEHLLPLFLINLSGTALVMIPLKLILILVVIYLLDTLYKEERKNFKEKEVSIFKYKFKLTNLMMNNFYLSIKVLIFILGFGPGFRNALLPSLF; encoded by the coding sequence ATGGGAGTTTATCAGCCTCAAGACTATGTTATCTATATAGGAATTCTTTTAGTCTTATTGGCTTTTGCATTAAAGTTTCTTTTCAACAAAATAAAAATCGATAAGACTTTCATAATTGCGATTTCACCTTATATGATAATGGCAGTAGCCCTTAGGGTATTGGCAGATGTCGGATTTTACGAAAGATCAAAATTCTGGAATATTACTCCTGGAGTGTATATAGTAACCTTCATTCTTGCATTTTCCATGATATTAGTTGGATTTGAACTTGAAAAGAGAAATATTGTGGCCTATTGGAAACTTCCTTTCACAGTTGGAATTATTGGAATGATCTATTTTTTAGTAAACTTAGTTCCTTTTTTTAACTATCCTTTGAGAATATTAGTTCCTATATCTATGGCTTTAGGGATAACATTAGCAGTATACTTTTTATCGACTTTATTTTATAAACCTCTTAAAGAGTTTGAGAACACTGCAATACTATTTGGCCATTTGCTTGACGGGTGTGCTACATTTATTGCAATTGATTATTATGGCTTTGGAGAAGAACACTTGTTGCCTCTTTTTTTAATTAATCTTTCCGGTACCGCTTTAGTTATGATACCCTTAAAATTAATATTGATCCTTGTTGTAATTTACTTACTTGATACCTTATACAAAGAAGAAAGAAAAAACTTTAAGGAAAAAGAAGTTTCAATTTTTAAATATAAATTTAAGCTTACAAATTTGATGATGAATAACTTTTACTTATCTATTAAAGTATTAATCTTCATACTTGGATTTGGCCCTGGATTTAGAAATGCTCTTTTACCATCCCTTTTTTGA
- a CDS encoding MGMT family protein: MGTKSKSWKEKLEDSKGLPKVEPITDKMSKRWGEGTVVIPAPIEVNDIMKTVPEGKLITIDQIRKKLAEKHRATIGCPLTTGIFAWVSAHAANETALEGKKDITPYWRTLKTGGIVNEKYPGGINYQKQLLEREGHKVIQKGKKFIVQDYEKALV; the protein is encoded by the coding sequence ATGGGTACAAAAAGTAAATCTTGGAAAGAAAAGTTGGAAGATAGCAAAGGATTGCCCAAAGTTGAACCTATAACAGATAAGATGTCTAAAAGATGGGGCGAGGGAACAGTTGTTATCCCGGCACCAATTGAAGTAAATGACATAATGAAAACTGTTCCAGAAGGAAAACTAATTACAATTGATCAAATCAGGAAAAAGCTAGCAGAAAAACATAGAGCAACTATAGGGTGCCCCTTGACAACAGGCATTTTTGCCTGGGTAAGTGCACATGCTGCAAATGAGACTGCTTTAGAAGGTAAAAAAGACATTACCCCTTATTGGAGGACTCTAAAAACGGGAGGCATAGTTAATGAAAAGTATCCCGGTGGCATTAATTATCAGAAACAACTTTTGGAAAGAGAGGGTCACAAAGTAATACAAAAAGGAAAAAAATTCATTGTCCAAGATTATGAAAAAGCATTGGTATGA
- a CDS encoding flap endonuclease-1: MGVNLGEIVPKKKIDISDLKGKSVAIDAYNALYQFLAIIRQRDGTPLKNSKGDVTSHLSGLFYRSVNFIEQGIRPIYVFDGKPPELKFQTIEKRKEIKEEAREKYIDAKSRGDFKEAKKYSQMTSSLKGDMITSSKELLTSMGIPYIEAPSEGEAQAAYVVLKGDADLSASQDYDSILFGAPTLVRNLTISGKRKIPGKDLFVDVVPEIIDNQGVLNNLNLSRKQLIEVAILIGTDYNPGGVKGIGPKKAIEIVKDGKFGEYGEFDQIINLFLNPEVTDNYNISFEKSDKDRIIKLLCDKYEFSELRVEKGIERIDFSLENTLKQKTLDMYF; encoded by the coding sequence ATGGGCGTAAATCTGGGCGAAATAGTTCCCAAGAAGAAAATTGATATCTCTGATTTAAAGGGTAAAAGTGTGGCAATTGATGCCTATAATGCACTTTACCAATTTTTAGCAATAATAAGGCAAAGGGATGGTACCCCTCTGAAGAATTCAAAAGGAGACGTAACATCTCATTTATCAGGACTTTTCTACAGAAGCGTTAATTTTATTGAACAGGGAATTAGACCAATTTATGTTTTCGATGGAAAACCTCCTGAACTTAAATTTCAAACAATTGAAAAAAGAAAAGAAATTAAAGAAGAAGCGAGAGAAAAATATATTGATGCTAAATCAAGAGGGGATTTTAAAGAAGCGAAAAAATATTCCCAGATGACCTCCTCTTTGAAAGGAGATATGATTACTAGTTCTAAAGAATTATTAACTTCAATGGGGATACCTTATATTGAAGCACCCTCAGAAGGAGAAGCTCAGGCCGCATATGTAGTATTAAAAGGAGATGCCGATCTCTCTGCATCGCAAGATTACGATTCAATTCTCTTTGGAGCTCCTACATTGGTAAGAAATCTAACGATATCTGGAAAAAGAAAGATTCCTGGAAAGGATCTATTTGTAGATGTCGTTCCTGAAATTATAGATAACCAAGGTGTTTTAAATAATCTAAATCTTTCGAGAAAGCAATTGATTGAAGTTGCAATACTTATTGGAACGGATTATAACCCTGGAGGGGTAAAAGGAATTGGGCCTAAAAAAGCAATTGAAATTGTAAAAGATGGGAAATTTGGTGAATATGGAGAATTTGACCAAATTATTAATCTATTTTTAAACCCAGAAGTCACGGATAACTATAATATTTCATTTGAAAAATCAGATAAAGATAGAATTATAAAATTATTATGCGACAAATATGAGTTTTCTGAACTTAGGGTAGAAAAAGGGATAGAAAGAATTGATTTTTCTCTAGAAAATACTTTGAAGCAGAAAACTCTTGATATGTATTTCTAA
- a CDS encoding pyruvate ferredoxin oxidoreductase subunit gamma, protein MIEIRFHGRGGQGAVVASNLLADAAFREGKYVQAFPYFGVERRGAPVTSFTRIDKNPIKIKSQVYTPNYIIVLDPTLMDVTDVTSGLDKDGVVLINSDKDPKYYNLSFKTATVDATSIAIENKLGSKMSPIVNTSILGAFAKISGEIMLESIILAIKENAPSKKEENVKAAKEAYDKTTM, encoded by the coding sequence TTGATAGAGATAAGATTTCACGGTAGAGGGGGACAGGGTGCTGTAGTTGCATCAAATTTACTAGCTGATGCAGCTTTTAGAGAGGGAAAATATGTTCAGGCTTTTCCTTACTTTGGCGTGGAAAGAAGAGGTGCTCCTGTTACATCCTTTACAAGAATAGACAAAAATCCTATTAAAATAAAAAGCCAGGTTTATACACCAAATTATATTATCGTCCTGGACCCAACATTGATGGATGTAACTGACGTAACTTCTGGCCTAGATAAAGATGGAGTAGTTCTAATAAATTCTGATAAAGATCCAAAATACTACAATCTTTCCTTTAAGACTGCAACTGTTGATGCTACTTCTATTGCAATTGAAAATAAATTGGGCTCAAAAATGTCACCGATTGTAAATACTTCTATCCTTGGTGCTTTTGCTAAGATATCAGGAGAGATAATGCTTGAATCTATAATTTTAGCAATAAAAGAAAATGCGCCTTCTAAAAAAGAAGAGAATGTTAAAGCCGCAAAAGAGGCTTATGATAAAACAACAATGTAA
- a CDS encoding carbonate dehydratase, with protein MTIKENPSCSFNKECRYPNIDKESFCDEMSSVIGDVRIGKGVYVAPFVSLRADEGTPIVIGDESNLQDGVIVHALEHTSVEIGKKTSIAHGAVIHGPTKIGDNSFVGFRAVIHSSQIGKECFIGHGAIVVGVKIGDNKLVPHGAVITEQEKADKLQNSNKDLFKFNEGVLSVNGEFARGYRL; from the coding sequence ATGACAATAAAAGAAAATCCATCTTGTTCTTTTAATAAGGAATGTAGATATCCAAATATAGATAAAGAAAGTTTCTGTGATGAGATGTCCTCAGTTATAGGGGATGTCAGAATAGGAAAAGGAGTATATGTTGCACCTTTTGTTTCATTAAGAGCAGATGAAGGAACTCCTATAGTTATCGGAGATGAAAGCAATTTACAAGATGGAGTCATCGTTCATGCTTTAGAGCATACTTCCGTTGAAATTGGGAAGAAAACTTCAATAGCACATGGTGCAGTTATCCACGGGCCTACTAAAATTGGGGATAATTCTTTTGTTGGATTTAGGGCAGTAATTCATAGTTCACAAATTGGAAAAGAATGCTTCATTGGGCACGGTGCAATAGTCGTTGGAGTAAAAATTGGAGATAATAAATTAGTTCCTCATGGGGCCGTAATAACTGAACAAGAAAAAGCTGACAAACTACAAAATTCAAATAAAGACTTATTCAAATTTAATGAAGGAGTACTAAGTGTAAATGGTGAATTCGCAAGGGGGTACAGACTTTAA
- a CDS encoding HypC/HybG/HupF family hydrogenase formation chaperone: MCLAVPGKVLEIKNTVGIVDFNGVKREVRLDLVDVKIGDYVIVHTGFAIEKMDEKDALESLNIWKELLKSEEDY, encoded by the coding sequence ATGTGTCTAGCAGTTCCAGGTAAAGTTTTAGAAATTAAAAACACCGTTGGAATAGTTGATTTTAACGGGGTTAAAAGAGAAGTTAGATTGGATCTTGTAGATGTAAAAATTGGCGATTATGTTATTGTTCACACAGGTTTTGCCATTGAGAAGATGGATGAGAAAGATGCTCTTGAATCTCTTAATATCTGGAAAGAACTCCTTAAAAGTGAGGAGGATTATTAG
- a CDS encoding DNA-directed RNA polymerase subunit K, protein MVESLNYTKYEKVRIIGARALQISLGAPILIETSILDPIRIAQEEMKNGVIPITVVRD, encoded by the coding sequence ATGGTGGAGTCGTTGAATTATACTAAATATGAAAAAGTCAGAATTATTGGGGCCAGAGCCCTTCAAATATCCTTAGGTGCACCCATATTAATTGAAACATCTATTCTTGACCCTATTAGAATAGCACAAGAAGAAATGAAGAATGGAGTAATTCCGATAACAGTTGTAAGGGATTAG
- a CDS encoding UPF0179 family protein, whose amino-acid sequence MILTLLPKNLAKPGFSFVAGKGGDECKECRFFKTCVENLKPGRIYTVFSVRNIEHPCKIHDSGVKIVEVKESQIEAAIPKKFAIEGATGIFSFSCDERCQYHDLCIPDGINIGDKFHIIAIKEKLECPIGNNIQRVILKRKD is encoded by the coding sequence TTGATACTTACCCTCCTGCCCAAAAATCTTGCAAAGCCAGGATTTTCTTTTGTAGCTGGGAAGGGGGGTGATGAATGCAAAGAGTGCAGATTTTTCAAGACATGTGTTGAAAATTTGAAGCCTGGAAGGATATATACTGTTTTTTCAGTAAGAAATATTGAACACCCTTGTAAAATTCACGATTCAGGCGTTAAAATAGTTGAAGTAAAAGAATCTCAAATTGAAGCGGCAATCCCTAAAAAGTTTGCAATTGAAGGTGCAACAGGAATATTCTCATTCTCTTGTGATGAAAGATGCCAATACCATGATTTATGTATCCCAGATGGTATAAACATTGGCGATAAATTTCACATTATTGCAATCAAAGAGAAACTTGAATGTCCTATAGGCAATAATATCCAAAGAGTAATCCTGAAAAGAAAAGATTAG
- a CDS encoding methyltransferase domain-containing protein: MAKWYEELFENYAQTYETEVFTKGTIGEIDFIEKEIKKDKSKKILDIGCGTGRHSIELAKRGHNVTGIDLSECMLEMAKQKAKVAKVKVEFIKADARYLKFEKEFDLALILCEGGFSLMETDEMNYMILQSASRSLKDNGKLILTTLNGLFPLYHSVKDFINSNSVDGKSQDNTFDLMTFRDKSIIEITDDDGNTKKIKANERYYVPSEMMWLLKSLGFKKVDIYGCKLGAFSRDDKLTTEDYEMLIIAEY, encoded by the coding sequence ATGGCAAAGTGGTATGAAGAATTATTTGAGAATTATGCCCAAACTTATGAAACTGAAGTATTTACTAAAGGTACGATAGGCGAGATAGATTTTATCGAAAAGGAAATAAAAAAAGATAAATCAAAAAAAATCTTGGATATTGGATGCGGAACAGGAAGACACTCAATTGAGCTTGCAAAAAGAGGGCATAATGTAACTGGTATTGATCTATCCGAGTGCATGCTAGAAATGGCAAAACAAAAAGCCAAAGTAGCTAAAGTTAAAGTTGAATTCATTAAGGCAGATGCTAGATACTTAAAATTTGAAAAAGAATTTGATCTTGCCCTTATACTATGTGAAGGTGGATTCTCCTTAATGGAAACAGATGAAATGAACTATATGATTCTACAAAGTGCAAGTAGATCTCTAAAAGATAATGGGAAATTGATCCTTACTACTTTAAATGGACTTTTTCCTTTATACCATTCTGTTAAAGATTTTATTAATTCCAACTCCGTTGATGGAAAAAGCCAAGATAATACTTTTGACTTAATGACATTTAGAGATAAATCAATAATAGAGATTACCGATGACGATGGAAATACTAAAAAAATAAAGGCTAATGAAAGGTACTACGTTCCCTCAGAAATGATGTGGTTATTAAAATCCCTAGGGTTTAAAAAAGTTGACATATATGGATGTAAATTAGGCGCATTTAGTAGAGATGACAAATTAACAACTGAAGATTACGAAATGTTAATAATAGCAGAATATTAA